The following DNA comes from Buteo buteo chromosome 7, bButBut1.hap1.1, whole genome shotgun sequence.
AGTTTTCTAACCAATGTGAGCTACGTAGTAATGACATGTAACAGAGAAGCATTTAAGGCCCAACATGCTGAACTAACACTCTGCTCCTCTTAAAAACTGGACTGTCGACTGCTTTCACTAGGCAGTTAACAGACCTGTGTAGGTGTTTAGCAGGTGGAAAACTGGACAACTAACTTAGGACATTATTGTGGAAAAGTTCGGCTtcagaacattttaatttgtggCCTGCATGCTACTACTAAATTTCAATCCCATAGGGGTTAAAATACGGCATGAAGTAACTATGGGTTTTCTGTTCAAGACAGGGACCCTTGAAATCATGGCACTGTTTTTTATCATAAACTTACACTTTACATAAAGCACATAACATAGGTAACTGGCATTCCTCCAAGCAAGTCTCCCTTTTTACCTTTGAATAGAGCTTCTTAACCAGCTTGCAAATTGTTTCAATGTCTGTACAAATTTATTGTTGCTTATACAATCTCTGATTCTTTCAGAGtagctttcttctttccatattcctttatttttcttcaaggcCTTTAACTCTGCTCGAAGCAGTCTTTTGTGAAGTTTCCAGTACAGGCGGGAATCATGATGTAGTCCTTCAATACGTGCTGTTCTGCCAAGCCCTTGTCTCAAGAGCTCTTCATTTAAGCACACGCTGAGAAATCGACCCTATAAAAAGGCACATTAAATAAGATATTCACTTcacttttaaaacacttttatttttttgtgtgaagtCCCTCCGAGATACAAGCTTTACTTGTGGCTAAATCTACGCTCTGGCAGAAAGAGTTAAAAGTTAAGAGGAACCCAGCAGACTGTTAAAACCTAATAGTAATGCAAGACATTTGTGAGAGAACATTTGATAGACTAAACATTAGGCTAATCAGAACTACACAGTATAGCCTAGCACTATCTGAGAGACAAGTAACACTCATGTCATGAACCAGTCGGCAAAAATACTGGTCTTGAAATCAGATTTACAAATacaacatttaaaattcatatcaAGATAGATAattataaacatatatatatattttatatatataaataaattaaataataacaTTCCTTAAATGTACTGAGATAACTGAATTGCATAACCACAGTCAAACTCAAAACTGCAGATAAAAGTCAATTTTTGCCACTGCATTTACCTTATTTACTAAAACAAGGCAGTCGAGTGCCAAGTCCTCCCTTCCAAGAAGTTGGAACCATATCATTTGTTCGGGTTTCAACTCTCGCTGTAACCAGGCCATGCCGCTCGGAGCCAACTCCACTCCAGCAAGCCTTACCAGCAGAAGACCTTTTGATTGCCCTGATTATAGAAAGAGAGAACTTTGTTACTGAATGCAGCAAAGGAAATTTCATGCTTCGCACAGACCCTCAGCTGTTGGTAATGAATTTATTCCcatggacttaaaaaaaaaaaaaacccaaaatacattttagttcCCCAAACCACTACTTATTTGCAAATAAGAATTTGGTCTCATCTCtccttcagtaaaaaaaattaattcaagatTGCATAAGTGGTTTAACCTGGTTTATTTTGCATACAAATAGAAAGAACTGCTTCCATTATCAGTCACTATCATTTTATCTGAAGGGGCAGAAACAATAGGCAAGAAGCATTAGCGCCTGCAGGTGTTCGCGAAGTACCCGTGTGACTCACGGACTTGATGGACGGCTTCTGCAAAGTCACAGGAAAACTGTCCCTAAGAATGTGGCTTGTATAAGTAGCTGCCAGATCTTCATCCGTAAAAAAAACCGTAATCCCAATAGAGTCTTTTTGCCAGGAAGGAAATGAGCTATGCAAGCAAATGAACTGCCTGCTTTTGCTGCCAGAAAAATATCACGATAATGATGCCAATTAATACAAATATCATACTGGCAAGCTGTTTTTACATGTCTCCTCGCAGCCTTGGATTCCCCAGTTTCCCACCTGTAAAGTAGGGAAAGACCAAAAGGCAGAACCAGAACTGTACCTTAACCCTTCCTCTCAAGCTTGCCCCTACCTGTTCTCCGTGTAGCCGCATGAAGAACAATGGTTCATTCCTACCCTTGTTCTTCACGAACTTTTACTTACATTTTCTCTGAATCGATGTAATGAAAGGAATGCTAATGGGAATGTGTTCAACTTCCAGGCCTTTCTCAGTTACACGATGTAATTTTCCCCGCAACTTCACATTCTTTTCTACAAACTCCACAGGTATATCCAAAGCACTTGTAAACTTTGCTGTCTATTGACGGAAAGAAGAGcaagacaaattttttttaaaaaaggcagttACAATCACATTAAATCCAACAACTTCTTAAAATAGTTTGGCTAATTACAGATCTATTATTAGACAGCATGGGcaagtatatgtatatatttttagtgGTAATCAGCTGCAGGAGCCATTACATGTTGGCCTTTCTGGACACTTAGGGATGTTCCCTGTTTTACAGGGCTTGCAATATTAGGGGTGGGCATGAAAGCAAGGTttagagaaagaacagaaacacattttttgagCACTGCATATTGAAGTTCACTTGATTCACCACGAAAAGAGTGTTTTAGAAGTGGCCTGAACCCTGCTAGAACAAGGCTGAAAGGAAGCCAAGGCGTATTTAGAGATGCTAGCAGAGAGCAgacacactgaaaacaaaggtgGAGCGGGGAGGACAGAAACAACACAGCCTGTGATAAAGGAATAAAAGAGGAGAGGGACAAAAGCAGGTGTACACCTTTGAAAAGATCACAAGAAGATAAAATTTGATACCATAGCCACTGATTAACGGGAGGATTCAAAGGGACAGTTACATGATCACACAGGAAAACTAAGCTTAGCAGCAGCAAAGACTTggcctgcagcagggcagggaccaAGTGGCCACCGGTTTAGGGGGTGGAGAGAGAAGGACAGGCACCGGGGTCGCCTGACACCCACAATTTAAGACACTAACGTCTAGAGGTCTCACTGGAAGAAGCCTTTTGTAGAACACTGACCTACTTCTACACACACCACTATGAAAAGTGCCGACCTGCTTATCTACAACTGCTGTGACACGCCAGCCAttgggggaaataaaaaaacaaaataccgCGACTAAACTCAAAGAGCTTTCTACTGTATGTTATTTATTCAGTAAACCTTCCCTTTTGTGGTCCGTGAGGTCTCCCACCAGGAATACAGAGATTCAGGACCTTGCAGGCAGAAAGCCTGAAGGTTTTTACAAACAGAAGTTGTTCGAGTCTGATCTCACTTGTGCTGGAAGCTCCAACAGCTTGATTAACACATTCCCAAACCCtcggtttaaaaaaaaacaaccccaaaccatcAAACCAAgacccaaacaaaacagaaaaaaaaaaaggagaaaaaagaattcTGGCAACCTTTGTAGTTCTGGCTTTCTGGTaagattttaaagtgaaaactTTATGCAAATGCTCTCTCAGGGCAAACTGCATTTGAAATTGTGCAGAAGGAAGACTGGGGTAACTATTATTTTTCACACAGCTGGAAGACCACGGGAGAACGGGTCGCTCTTTGCCTGGAGCTAGCGGTGAGGCGTTAGCGCCTGCCGTGAACCGCTCATtttaggaagagaaggaagtgCTAGGGCCaggtttaaaaatattcaaaaagcaGTTCTGTTCGTGGAAGTACGG
Coding sequences within:
- the C7H3orf33 gene encoding protein C3orf33 homolog isoform X1; its protein translation is MAERRSGAAEGLARLSEWADGHLGLLRNLSAGMAVAGLLVLARSVRMTAKFTSALDIPVEFVEKNVKLRGKLHRVTEKGLEVEHIPISIPFITSIQRKWQSKGLLLVRLAGVELAPSGMAWLQRELKPEQMIWFQLLGREDLALDCLVLVNKGRFLSVCLNEELLRQGLGRTARIEGLHHDSRLYWKLHKRLLRAELKALKKNKGIWKEESYSERIRDCISNNKFVQTLKQFASWLRSSIQR
- the C7H3orf33 gene encoding protein C3orf33 homolog isoform X2, with product MAERRSGAAEGLARLSEWADGHLGLLRNLSAGMAVAGLLVLARSVRMTAKFTSALDIPVEFVEKNVKLRGKLHRVTEKGLEVEHIPISIPFITSIQRKYEDLAATYTSHILRDSFPVTLQKPSIKSVSHTGQSKGLLLVRLAGVELAPSGMAWLQRELKPEQMIWFQLLGREDLALDCLVLVNKGRFLSVCLNEELLRQGLGRTARIEGLHHDSRLYWKLHKRLLRAELKALKKNKGIWKEESYSERIRDCISNNKFVQTLKQFASWLRSSIQR